One genomic segment of Mycolicibacterium chubuense NBB4 includes these proteins:
- a CDS encoding ester cyclase has translation MSSTKLVAAFWDDVWNAHAADAVGQFVADDIVAEAGGQEIAGISNVRDWVQQFLDHVNELHVDVLETFQNEDGTRVTSRLLLTGTNNGILGTEANGKPIAVTGCAVWAVDKGKVQHGWVEQASFGLYRRLLAPRH, from the coding sequence ATGAGTTCAACGAAGTTAGTTGCGGCATTCTGGGATGACGTCTGGAACGCTCATGCAGCCGATGCCGTCGGACAGTTCGTGGCCGACGACATCGTCGCCGAGGCAGGCGGCCAGGAGATCGCCGGGATCAGCAACGTCAGAGACTGGGTTCAGCAATTCCTCGATCACGTCAACGAACTCCACGTCGACGTCCTCGAAACCTTCCAGAACGAGGACGGCACCCGGGTGACGTCACGATTGCTCCTGACCGGAACCAACAACGGCATCCTCGGCACGGAAGCCAACGGCAAGCCAATCGCTGTGACTGGCTGCGCTGTCTGGGCTGTGGACAAAGGCAAGGTGCAGCACGGTTGGGTTGAGCAAGCCTCGTTCGGGTTATACCGCCGACTGCTCGCACCCAGACATTGA
- a CDS encoding Chromate resistance protein ChrB: MTHGDDWAPRWLILVVRVPAEPSRHRVAVWRELRRVGALQIGQGVWAVPDVPVFADGVARVIELAGRGAGEVVVLEAAGRRESDAARLEALFTAERSEEWAEFLADCAEFDAEIDKEIAKGKFTVAELEEEEQSLERLRRWHRDIMARDVFVAPAAADAEQQLKSCADRLADYTERVFAALHQM; encoded by the coding sequence GTGACACACGGTGATGACTGGGCGCCTCGATGGCTGATCCTCGTCGTTCGGGTTCCGGCGGAGCCCTCACGACACCGGGTCGCAGTGTGGCGGGAGTTGCGTCGAGTAGGCGCACTGCAGATCGGCCAGGGGGTGTGGGCGGTGCCGGATGTCCCGGTGTTCGCCGACGGTGTTGCGAGGGTCATCGAATTGGCGGGACGCGGCGCCGGCGAGGTCGTGGTGCTCGAGGCCGCCGGACGTCGAGAATCCGATGCTGCGCGCCTGGAAGCTCTGTTCACCGCGGAGCGCAGCGAGGAGTGGGCCGAATTCCTGGCCGACTGCGCGGAATTCGACGCCGAGATCGACAAGGAGATCGCCAAGGGCAAATTCACTGTGGCCGAACTCGAGGAAGAAGAACAGAGCTTGGAACGGCTGCGCCGCTGGCATCGCGACATCATGGCGCGCGACGTTTTCGTCGCCCCCGCGGCCGCCGACGCCGAGCAGCAACTCAAGTCGTGCGCCGACCGCCTTGCCGACTACACCGAACGGGTCTTTGCGGCCCTGCACCAGATGTGA
- a CDS encoding MFS transporter — protein MKPWHFVLLFGTVSLLADTVYEGARSIIGPYLATLGASAALVGLVAGAGEFIGYSLRVVSGYAIARTQHYWAWTIAGYALTVLSVPLIGVSGALVPALLLYGTERLGKAVRSPAKDTLLSHASTTTGRGSAFGVHQALDQTGAIAGPLLLAAVLSAYTGDYRLAFGVLIIPGLLVLLLLGWLRFRVPDPRGYEEEDQPDTTTPASPDAAAAPLPTAASRRLPTRFWQYVATIGVLSCGVAAFPLLAFHAQRSGLFSDAQVPILFAVAMAVDGAAGLIFGRVYDKRGPQVLLAVPVAAACAAIAFTDNVTAVWVGVAVWGIVNGVLDSTVKAVVTELVPANIRAIAFGWLALLRGVALLIAGALLGAAYDVSPHVTIAVILVANGISFFALLAVLRRIHLPPRAPSLQHSTDIEG, from the coding sequence TTGAAGCCCTGGCACTTCGTCCTCCTGTTCGGCACGGTGAGCCTGCTCGCCGACACGGTGTACGAGGGCGCCCGCAGCATCATCGGCCCCTATCTGGCCACTCTCGGTGCATCCGCCGCACTCGTCGGATTGGTCGCCGGCGCCGGGGAATTCATCGGCTACTCGCTGCGCGTCGTCTCTGGCTACGCGATCGCCCGGACCCAGCACTACTGGGCCTGGACCATCGCCGGCTACGCCCTGACCGTGCTGAGCGTCCCGTTGATCGGTGTCAGCGGCGCCCTCGTCCCGGCGCTGTTGCTCTACGGAACCGAACGGCTCGGCAAGGCCGTCCGCTCACCGGCGAAAGACACCCTGCTGTCGCACGCCTCGACCACCACCGGCCGTGGCAGTGCGTTCGGGGTCCATCAGGCACTCGACCAAACCGGCGCCATCGCCGGCCCGCTCCTGCTGGCGGCAGTGCTCAGTGCCTACACCGGCGACTATCGGCTGGCGTTCGGGGTCCTCATCATCCCGGGCCTGCTGGTCCTGCTGCTGCTCGGCTGGCTTCGGTTTCGCGTCCCGGACCCGCGCGGCTACGAAGAGGAAGACCAGCCCGACACGACGACACCGGCCTCCCCGGATGCCGCCGCCGCGCCGCTGCCCACCGCCGCCTCACGGCGGCTCCCGACCCGGTTCTGGCAGTACGTCGCCACGATCGGGGTACTGTCCTGCGGCGTCGCCGCCTTCCCGCTGTTGGCCTTTCACGCCCAGCGTTCCGGGCTGTTCAGCGATGCCCAGGTGCCGATCCTGTTCGCGGTCGCGATGGCCGTCGACGGCGCCGCCGGCCTGATCTTCGGGCGTGTGTACGACAAGCGCGGGCCCCAAGTCCTGCTCGCGGTTCCGGTGGCAGCGGCCTGCGCAGCGATCGCCTTCACCGACAACGTGACCGCGGTGTGGGTCGGTGTCGCGGTGTGGGGAATCGTCAACGGGGTCCTCGATTCCACCGTCAAGGCGGTCGTCACCGAACTCGTGCCGGCGAACATTCGGGCGATCGCCTTCGGATGGCTGGCGCTGCTGCGCGGCGTGGCACTGCTCATCGCGGGAGCCCTCCTCGGCGCCGCCTACGATGTGTCACCCCACGTCACCATCGCGGTGATCCTGGTCGCCAACGGGATCTCGTTTTTCGCCCTGCTCGCAGTTCTGCGCCGCATCCACCTGCCGCCCCGGGCGCCCTCCCTTCAACACTCGACCGACATCGAGGGCTAG
- the mgtA gene encoding magnesium-translocating P-type ATPase, with amino-acid sequence MRPDVAKAPDLQAMTAPQAAATSADQILELLASSPTGLSSAEAAARLQRVGPNAVRTHHVKAVAVLGRQLRNAVLILLAGTAIVSYFLGDSMQAVIIGIILAVSIGLGFVNEYRAEKAAAALHSRMRHTAVALRDGRFVALDVTLLVPGDIVRLTLGEAVPADLRLMETTGLECNESILTGESMASEKSAEPVAAGTDLADCADLAFMGTIVNAGEGLGAVYATGKSAEFGRIATGLGERQPETDFQIGLRRFSYLLLRVAIALTALILVSNLLLSKPLIDSVLFSLAIAVGITPQLLPAVVSASLATGSRQLAKARVLVKRLVCIEDLGDIDILITDKTGTLTEGRISLVEALNPAGAQSDSALRLGLLASDVDPQAGGVSTNPLDAALWEAPDATRAVGAARRVALLPFDHVRRSTSALIDDGGQRILVVKGAPEQILARCPLTDPVAHTTLAGLFAAGRRVVAVAVKPAPGLDAITARDEADLMLVGFLVFADEPKAAARQSLTELAALGIEVKVATGDNPQVAEKVCQELGLVSRGTITGTQLDALGDAEFAAAAADHTIFARISPEQKARLIKAARRTGRSVGFLGDGVNDALALHAADVGISVDTATDVAKDAADVVLLEKDLGVLATGVAEGRRIFANTVKYVLMGTSSNFGNMFSAAAASALLPFLPMLPSQILLNNLLYDSSQLAIPTDRVDDEQLHAPSHWNVAFIRRFMLTFGPISSLFDFMTFGLMLGVLHAGAVEFRTGWFVESLATQTLIIFAIRTRQVPFFRSRPSGWLTITSLTVVAIGTLLTLSPLARTLGFTPLPWQFFAVLGGFVVAYLCLVELAKKIFYAEPMHLFVEPHRTRGHAHRVHRRAARFSHAGAL; translated from the coding sequence ATGAGACCGGACGTCGCCAAAGCACCCGATCTGCAGGCCATGACCGCCCCGCAGGCCGCCGCGACTTCCGCCGATCAGATCCTCGAGCTCCTCGCCAGTTCCCCCACCGGCCTGTCGAGCGCGGAAGCGGCAGCCCGCCTGCAGCGGGTCGGACCCAATGCGGTGCGGACCCATCACGTCAAAGCGGTTGCCGTGCTGGGACGACAGCTACGTAACGCCGTGCTGATCCTCTTGGCCGGAACCGCCATCGTGTCGTACTTCCTCGGCGACAGCATGCAGGCCGTCATCATCGGGATCATCCTGGCCGTCAGCATCGGGCTGGGGTTCGTCAACGAGTATCGCGCCGAGAAGGCCGCCGCGGCCCTGCACTCGCGGATGCGCCACACCGCGGTGGCCCTGAGAGACGGACGCTTCGTCGCCCTCGATGTCACCCTGCTCGTGCCCGGCGACATCGTGCGATTGACGCTGGGCGAGGCGGTCCCCGCCGACCTGCGGCTGATGGAGACGACGGGCTTGGAATGCAACGAGAGCATCCTGACCGGTGAGTCGATGGCATCGGAGAAATCAGCGGAACCGGTGGCCGCCGGTACCGATCTGGCCGACTGTGCCGATCTGGCCTTCATGGGCACCATCGTCAACGCCGGCGAAGGCCTCGGCGCGGTCTACGCCACCGGCAAGAGCGCCGAGTTCGGCCGGATCGCAACCGGTCTGGGAGAACGGCAACCCGAGACCGACTTCCAGATCGGGCTACGCCGCTTCTCGTATCTACTCCTGCGGGTCGCCATCGCGCTGACGGCGCTGATCCTCGTCAGCAATCTGCTGTTGAGCAAACCACTGATCGACTCGGTGCTGTTCTCCCTGGCCATCGCGGTCGGGATCACCCCGCAACTGTTGCCCGCGGTGGTCAGCGCCAGCCTGGCCACCGGGTCGCGGCAACTGGCCAAAGCCAGGGTGCTGGTCAAACGCCTGGTGTGCATCGAGGACCTCGGCGACATCGACATCCTGATCACCGACAAGACGGGCACCCTCACCGAGGGGCGCATCAGCCTGGTCGAAGCCCTCAACCCCGCAGGCGCCCAGAGCGATTCGGCACTACGGCTGGGCCTGCTGGCCTCCGACGTGGACCCACAGGCTGGTGGCGTCAGCACCAACCCCCTTGATGCCGCGCTCTGGGAGGCTCCCGATGCCACACGGGCCGTCGGCGCGGCGCGGCGCGTCGCACTGCTGCCCTTCGACCATGTTCGGCGTTCGACGTCGGCCCTGATCGACGACGGCGGTCAACGCATCCTCGTCGTCAAGGGCGCCCCCGAACAGATACTCGCCCGCTGCCCGCTCACCGACCCCGTTGCCCACACCACGCTGGCCGGGCTGTTCGCCGCCGGGCGCCGCGTGGTGGCGGTGGCTGTCAAACCCGCACCCGGCCTCGACGCCATCACCGCCCGCGACGAGGCCGACCTCATGCTGGTCGGGTTTCTGGTGTTCGCCGACGAGCCGAAAGCCGCCGCCCGGCAGTCACTGACGGAACTCGCCGCCCTGGGCATCGAGGTGAAGGTCGCCACCGGCGACAACCCGCAGGTGGCCGAAAAGGTGTGCCAGGAACTCGGATTGGTATCCAGGGGCACCATCACCGGCACGCAGCTCGACGCCCTCGGCGACGCCGAATTCGCCGCTGCGGCCGCCGATCACACGATCTTCGCGCGCATCTCCCCCGAGCAGAAGGCTCGCCTCATCAAAGCCGCGCGCCGGACCGGGCGGTCCGTCGGCTTCCTGGGTGACGGTGTCAACGACGCGCTGGCCCTGCACGCGGCCGACGTGGGCATCTCCGTGGACACCGCCACCGACGTCGCCAAGGACGCGGCGGACGTGGTGCTGTTGGAGAAGGATCTCGGGGTGCTGGCCACCGGTGTCGCGGAGGGCCGGCGGATCTTCGCGAACACCGTCAAATACGTTCTGATGGGCACCTCGAGCAATTTCGGCAACATGTTCTCCGCCGCGGCCGCGTCGGCGCTGCTGCCGTTCCTCCCGATGCTGCCCAGCCAGATCCTGCTCAACAACCTCCTCTACGACAGCTCCCAGCTGGCCATTCCGACCGACCGCGTCGACGATGAGCAACTGCACGCACCGTCGCACTGGAACGTCGCGTTCATTCGCCGGTTCATGCTCACCTTCGGCCCGATCAGTTCGCTCTTCGACTTCATGACCTTCGGGCTGATGCTCGGCGTGCTGCATGCCGGTGCCGTGGAGTTCCGCACCGGCTGGTTCGTGGAATCGCTGGCCACCCAGACGTTGATCATCTTCGCGATCCGCACCCGGCAGGTGCCGTTCTTCCGCAGCCGGCCCAGCGGATGGCTGACCATCACGAGCCTGACCGTGGTGGCGATCGGCACCCTGCTGACGCTGTCGCCGCTCGCGCGCACCCTCGGGTTCACCCCGCTGCCATGGCAATTCTTCGCCGTGCTCGGCGGGTTCGTCGTCGCGTACCTGTGCCTGGTCGAGCTGGCGAAGAAGATCTTCTACGCCGAACCCATGCATCTGTTCGTCGAGCCGCACCGCACCCGAGGACACGCGCACCGCGTCCACCGCCGCGCCGCCCGCTTCTCGCACGCCGGCGCTCTCTGA
- a CDS encoding phosphatase PAP2 family protein gives MNLDTRLFYDMNGFARDTPWLHPVVSGYAGYGIVLFAGLLVAGWWIARHDADRRRMAAALWAPLGVLAALAINQPIASAVDETRPCQALHDIVVLHCNSDPGFPSDHAVMAGAATAGLWLVSRRLGVLTAVAAVAMAVARVYIGAHYPQDVLAGLLLGAAISMVGYLLVRPLLLRLLPRAERSPLRILLTGTHAETVGTADRS, from the coding sequence ATGAATCTCGACACCCGACTCTTCTATGACATGAACGGCTTCGCCCGTGACACACCGTGGCTGCATCCTGTCGTGTCCGGATACGCCGGTTACGGCATTGTCCTGTTCGCGGGTCTGCTCGTGGCGGGATGGTGGATTGCCCGCCACGACGCGGACCGCCGCCGAATGGCTGCCGCTCTGTGGGCACCTCTCGGCGTGCTCGCCGCTCTGGCGATCAACCAACCGATCGCCTCCGCCGTCGACGAAACCCGGCCGTGCCAAGCGCTTCACGACATCGTGGTGCTGCACTGCAACAGCGATCCCGGCTTCCCCAGCGATCACGCCGTCATGGCCGGTGCCGCCACCGCCGGGCTGTGGCTGGTGAGCCGGCGACTGGGCGTGCTGACCGCGGTCGCCGCGGTCGCCATGGCGGTGGCCCGGGTGTACATCGGCGCGCACTACCCCCAAGACGTCCTCGCCGGCCTGCTCCTCGGGGCCGCCATCAGCATGGTCGGTTACCTGCTGGTGCGACCACTGCTGCTGCGGCTGCTCCCTCGTGCCGAGCGGAGCCCCCTGCGCATACTGCTGACCGGAACGCACGCGGAAACCGTTGGCACAGCTGATCGATCGTGA
- a CDS encoding HdeD family acid-resistance protein, with protein sequence MTDFVRETNAVAPPSRRQLLREDLVSTTRYWWLMLVVGAAWIVIAAIILRFDYATVTAVATLFGVFCFVAAANEAMVGVVSSSGWRILHWLLAVAFIVVGVFAFVRPDPTFAGLAAVMSFYFIFRGGFDIAMAIAASGSQGWWVLLLTGLAQLAIGFWAAGSWKVSVVLLVAWVAAAALLHGIGQISTAFLVRRVHKALAD encoded by the coding sequence ATGACTGATTTCGTCAGAGAAACAAACGCGGTGGCACCGCCGAGCCGGCGGCAGCTTCTGCGCGAAGACCTTGTCTCGACCACTCGGTACTGGTGGCTGATGCTCGTCGTCGGGGCGGCGTGGATAGTCATCGCGGCAATTATCCTGCGCTTCGACTACGCCACCGTGACTGCTGTCGCAACGCTGTTCGGCGTTTTCTGCTTTGTTGCAGCAGCCAACGAAGCGATGGTCGGTGTGGTGTCGTCCTCAGGCTGGCGAATACTGCACTGGCTCCTGGCCGTGGCGTTCATCGTCGTCGGCGTCTTTGCGTTCGTGCGCCCCGACCCCACTTTCGCAGGTTTGGCGGCGGTGATGAGTTTCTACTTCATCTTCCGGGGCGGATTCGACATCGCAATGGCGATCGCGGCAAGCGGGTCGCAGGGGTGGTGGGTTCTGTTGCTCACGGGTCTCGCCCAACTCGCGATCGGGTTCTGGGCCGCCGGGTCCTGGAAGGTTTCTGTGGTCCTTCTCGTCGCCTGGGTCGCTGCGGCCGCGTTGCTCCATGGAATCGGTCAGATTTCGACCGCGTTCCTGGTTCGGCGGGTGCACAAAGCGTTGGCTGATTGA